A region from the Benincasa hispida cultivar B227 chromosome 10, ASM972705v1, whole genome shotgun sequence genome encodes:
- the LOC120088673 gene encoding dirigent protein 22-like, producing the protein MAGKFFILCFLFCSAMAIISSAMASEDSFETSLNPKILKLKKEKLTRFHVYWHDVVGGKKPTSVPVLRGLDNVTLFGLINMFDNPLTVGPDPKSRLVGRSQGLYASTAQHEIGLLMAMNFAFTYGKYNGSSITILGRNPILHNVREMPVVGGTGRFRFARGHALAKTQYFNSTTLDAIVEYDIYVLHYY; encoded by the coding sequence ATGGCAGGTAAATTCTTCATattgtgttttcttttctgttcGGCGATGGCCATAATTAGCTCGGCCATGGCTTCGGAGGACTCGTTCGAAACCAGCCTGAACCCCAAAATATTGAAGCTGAAGAAAGAGAAGCTGACCCGTTTTCATGTTTATTGGCACGACGTAGTGGGCGGAAAAAAACCCACCAGCGTCCCAGTGTTGCGAGGCCTAGACAACGTCACATTGTTTGGCCTCATCAACATGTTCGACAACCCCTTGACTGTTGGGCCTGACCCCAAATCCCGTCTAGTGGGGAGGTCTCAAGGCCTATACGCTTCCACCGCACAACACGAAATTGGACTTTTGATGGCTATGAACTTCGCCTTCACTTACGGCAAATACAATGGCAGCTCCATCACCATCCTCGGTCGGAACCCGATTCTCCACAACGTTCGAGAGATGCCGGTCGTCGGAGGAACCGGCCGCTTCCGGTTCGCTAGAGGTCATGCTTTGGCCAAGACTCAGTATTTCAACTCTACCACATTGGATGCCATCGTTGAATATGATATTTATGTTTTGCATTATTATTGA